A DNA window from Maribellus comscasis contains the following coding sequences:
- a CDS encoding sugar phosphate nucleotidyltransferase, whose product MKVVLFCGGQGIRLREYSETIPKPMVNIGYRPILWEVMKYYSSFGHNEFILCLGYKADVIKNYFINYDETVSNDFVYANGGKNIELISSDISNWKITFVDTGQSANIGMRLMKVREYLQDEEMFLANYSDGLTDLNLPDMINWFSKKKEKTAAFMVYQPSQSFHVVKRRRDGTVDEISPIGNSGLHLNTGYFIFRKEIFDNINYGEDLVEEPFKRMIQKKKLVSWEHKGFWASMDTFKDKKLLDDIYASGTPPWEVWRKAEERFDRQINEVTPFEHGPN is encoded by the coding sequence ATGAAAGTCGTGTTATTCTGTGGAGGCCAGGGAATTCGGTTGAGGGAATATTCCGAAACAATTCCTAAGCCAATGGTCAACATTGGATATCGTCCAATTTTGTGGGAAGTAATGAAATATTACTCATCTTTCGGACACAACGAGTTTATATTGTGTCTGGGATATAAAGCAGATGTTATTAAAAATTATTTTATCAATTATGACGAAACAGTATCGAATGACTTTGTTTATGCTAACGGAGGAAAGAATATCGAGTTGATAAGTTCAGATATAAGTAATTGGAAAATAACATTTGTAGATACAGGCCAAAGTGCAAATATTGGAATGCGGCTGATGAAGGTTCGTGAATATTTGCAGGATGAGGAAATGTTTCTTGCAAACTACAGCGATGGTCTGACCGATCTTAATCTTCCCGATATGATTAACTGGTTTTCAAAGAAAAAGGAGAAAACGGCTGCATTTATGGTTTATCAGCCAAGCCAAAGTTTTCATGTGGTTAAAAGACGCAGGGATGGAACAGTGGATGAAATAAGTCCGATTGGGAACTCAGGTCTTCATTTGAATACGGGTTATTTTATATTCAGAAAAGAAATTTTTGACAATATAAACTACGGAGAAGATCTCGTGGAAGAGCCATTTAAAAGGATGATTCAAAAGAAGAAACTGGTTTCCTGGGAACATAAAGGTTTTTGGGCAAGTATGGATACATTCAAAGATAAAAAGCTACTTGATGATATCTATGCCAGTGGAACTCCTCCGTGGGAGGTTTGGCGAAAAGCAGAAGAGAGGTTTGACCGCCAGATAAATGAAGTAACGCCTTTTGAACATGGTCCCAATTAG
- a CDS encoding MATE family efflux transporter — protein MEAAKRVAVNTGILYARMAITVFISLYVTRLVLAALGTEDFGIFNVVGGAIAMLTFLNLAMTSATQRFMSYAEGEGDLEKQKYIFNVSVILHFLIAVIVILLLEAAGYFLFKGILKIPAERLPVAKLIFQFMLVSTFFTIISVPYDAVINAHENMLLVAILGIVEAVIKLAIAFYITYTSFDKLVLYGLAMAALSIFLLILKRIYCHRKYVEVQINFRKYRNKSLFKEMTGFAGWSLLNSGASIITMQGISIILNTFFGVLVNAAQGIAAQVSGQLMAFSTTMLKALEPVIVKSEGGKNRKQMLQASMTGNKLSYFLLVFFAAPAILEMPYVLGVWLKDVPEYAVVFCRLRLIAMFVIQLTVTFPTAIKAVGEIKQFSFWNSIIWAMLLPVSYLLFKLGASPETLYVIFIFMYAALSVSSVYFLKRFGGLSLKDFLINVVARCFSSSAISIGLASIPLFFMSPGIERLIIVVATNSVAFILFMFLIGLKENEKQLFLSAFKAALRKVRIKRLYA, from the coding sequence ATGGAAGCTGCAAAGAGAGTTGCTGTAAATACAGGTATTCTATACGCCAGAATGGCAATTACAGTATTTATTTCACTCTATGTTACTCGTTTGGTTTTAGCTGCTCTTGGAACCGAAGATTTTGGCATTTTTAATGTAGTAGGTGGAGCTATTGCCATGTTAACTTTTCTGAATTTGGCAATGACGAGTGCGACACAGAGATTTATGTCGTACGCTGAGGGAGAAGGAGATCTGGAAAAGCAAAAGTATATATTTAATGTCAGCGTAATATTACATTTTCTTATAGCCGTTATAGTTATTCTTTTGCTTGAAGCTGCCGGTTATTTCCTGTTTAAAGGGATACTTAAAATTCCGGCTGAGCGCTTACCTGTTGCTAAACTGATTTTTCAATTTATGTTGGTAAGTACTTTCTTTACCATAATTTCAGTCCCGTATGATGCAGTCATCAATGCACATGAAAATATGCTGCTTGTAGCGATTCTTGGTATTGTTGAAGCTGTAATAAAATTGGCTATTGCTTTTTATATAACATACACCTCATTTGATAAACTGGTACTTTATGGATTGGCGATGGCGGCGCTTTCAATTTTTCTGTTAATTCTGAAAAGAATTTATTGCCACAGAAAGTATGTTGAGGTTCAAATTAACTTTAGAAAGTACCGTAACAAATCTCTTTTTAAAGAAATGACAGGCTTTGCCGGGTGGTCTTTACTGAATAGTGGGGCAAGCATCATAACCATGCAAGGCATTTCAATTATATTAAATACGTTTTTTGGTGTTTTGGTAAATGCAGCACAGGGAATTGCCGCTCAGGTTTCAGGTCAGCTTATGGCCTTTTCTACAACGATGCTAAAGGCATTGGAACCTGTGATAGTGAAAAGTGAGGGAGGAAAAAACAGGAAGCAAATGCTTCAGGCTTCTATGACAGGGAATAAACTGTCCTACTTTTTACTCGTTTTTTTTGCTGCGCCGGCAATATTGGAAATGCCTTACGTTTTAGGTGTTTGGCTAAAAGATGTACCTGAGTACGCAGTTGTTTTTTGCAGGTTAAGACTTATTGCAATGTTTGTTATACAGTTGACAGTAACTTTTCCAACGGCAATAAAGGCAGTAGGAGAAATTAAACAATTTAGTTTTTGGAATTCTATAATATGGGCGATGCTTCTTCCTGTCAGCTATTTGTTGTTTAAGCTTGGAGCCTCGCCGGAAACTCTGTATGTTATTTTTATTTTTATGTATGCTGCGTTATCTGTTAGCAGCGTTTATTTTTTGAAACGGTTTGGAGGACTTTCTTTAAAAGATTTTTTAATCAATGTTGTAGCTCGTTGTTTTAGTTCTTCTGCGATTTCTATCGGGCTTGCCAGCATACCATTGTTTTTTATGTCGCCAGGGATAGAACGATTAATAATAGTAGTTGCTACGAACTCAGTTGCTTTTATTCTGTTTATGTTTTTGATTGGATTAAAAGAGAATGAAAAGCAATTGTTTCTTTCTGCTTTTAAAGCAGCGCTACGGAAAGTAAGAATAAAAAGACTTTATGCTTAA
- a CDS encoding T9SS type A sorting domain-containing protein: MKKFLLSFLLSFSILQMTQAQVIELIGIGVKDVDNPVLYIPDPGSVDHVVVEAAGIFRENAVPSSVKFFDSNEWDTVQFQLAETDLAPPVLNGASQKWGYYTTTFNDVDAGGITLDKQGNVDANEEIVSFTAYVYRTGGSGIHSEAKGDHAFLFRNGSVDPLEYTFTIPFSFSPRDVVISMPFSDVNADGRYSIIDVTPSGMATTHVEFDDNNQGALLHIETITIPNVPGNVTEVVVSAYSPNPDNGIDTKNGDSFITSAILLTTTFDQGCTLTQGYWKTHADPTKKKYDETWDQLPSGPGTVFFLSGQTWLEVFDTQPKGNAYYILAHQYMAAALNVLNGSYAPSEVVTAILDATSLFNTYSPADIAALGGGDVLRDQFIALGELLDDYNNGELGPTHCDDYESSEKSAVIDNSLEFSEFSVYPNPVRGNATLSFNPNFDGNATVDVYNSMGQKALTLYNQNVKKNIPVSVMFDGNQLNEGLYVITLQNGINRESIKIQVSK; this comes from the coding sequence ATGAAAAAATTTTTACTTTCTTTTTTGTTAAGTTTCAGTATTCTCCAAATGACACAAGCCCAGGTTATTGAATTAATTGGTATAGGTGTAAAAGATGTTGACAATCCTGTACTTTACATCCCTGACCCGGGTTCGGTTGACCATGTTGTTGTTGAAGCAGCTGGCATTTTCCGTGAAAATGCTGTTCCCTCATCGGTTAAGTTTTTTGACAGTAATGAGTGGGACACTGTTCAGTTTCAATTGGCAGAAACTGATCTCGCACCACCTGTATTAAATGGTGCAAGTCAAAAATGGGGTTACTATACCACCACATTTAACGATGTGGATGCAGGAGGAATCACATTGGACAAACAAGGTAATGTTGATGCAAACGAGGAAATTGTTTCATTTACAGCATATGTATATCGCACAGGTGGTTCTGGTATTCATAGCGAGGCAAAAGGCGACCATGCATTTTTATTTAGAAATGGATCAGTGGATCCTCTGGAATATACTTTTACCATTCCATTTTCATTTTCGCCTCGTGATGTTGTAATATCAATGCCATTTTCAGATGTTAATGCTGATGGAAGATATTCTATAATTGACGTAACACCAAGTGGAATGGCTACTACCCATGTTGAATTTGATGATAATAATCAGGGGGCGCTATTACACATCGAAACAATAACGATTCCCAACGTGCCAGGTAATGTTACTGAGGTTGTGGTTTCTGCGTATTCGCCAAATCCGGATAACGGAATTGATACAAAAAACGGAGATTCTTTTATTACCAGCGCAATACTTTTAACTACAACTTTTGATCAGGGATGTACATTAACCCAGGGGTATTGGAAAACACATGCAGATCCTACAAAAAAGAAATATGATGAAACATGGGATCAACTACCTTCCGGCCCTGGTACTGTATTTTTCTTGTCGGGGCAAACATGGCTTGAAGTATTTGATACACAGCCTAAAGGAAATGCATATTATATTCTTGCTCACCAGTATATGGCTGCCGCGTTAAACGTTTTAAACGGTTCGTATGCTCCTTCTGAGGTTGTAACTGCAATTTTAGACGCGACGAGTTTGTTTAATACATATTCCCCTGCAGATATTGCTGCACTTGGGGGAGGAGACGTGCTCAGAGATCAATTTATAGCTTTGGGAGAATTGCTTGATGATTACAACAATGGAGAGCTTGGACCAACACATTGTGACGACTACGAATCATCAGAAAAATCAGCAGTCATTGATAATTCTCTTGAATTTAGTGAGTTTTCAGTTTATCCCAACCCGGTTAGAGGAAATGCAACGCTTTCGTTTAATCCAAATTTTGACGGAAATGCTACCGTTGATGTCTATAATTCTATGGGGCAGAAAGCACTTACTTTGTATAATCAGAATGTAAAGAAAAATATTCCGGTAAGTGTGATGTTTGACGGGAATCAGTTAAACGAAGGACTTTATGTAATAACATTGCAGAACGGTATAAACAGGGAAAGTATTAAGATCCAGGTTTCAAAGTAA
- a CDS encoding PIG-L deacetylase family protein yields the protein MGAHCDDIEIGAGCSLLKIFKDYKIESVNWVVFTSNEIRKKEATKSANQFLKHVSKKKISIESYRDGFLPFYAAEIKEYFERLRKEINPDIIFTHYRNDRHQDHRLISDLTWNTWRNNMVLEYEIPKYDGDIGNPNFFVEVDKDLMDRRNGILMKSFVSQHSKHWFSEDTFSALPRLRGMESATQFAEAFYARKIVF from the coding sequence TTGGGAGCACATTGTGACGATATTGAGATTGGCGCTGGTTGTTCGCTGTTAAAAATTTTTAAAGACTATAAAATTGAGAGTGTAAATTGGGTTGTTTTTACATCCAATGAAATCAGAAAGAAAGAGGCAACAAAAAGTGCCAATCAGTTTCTAAAACATGTCTCAAAAAAGAAAATTTCGATAGAATCTTATCGCGATGGATTTTTACCTTTCTATGCGGCGGAGATAAAAGAATATTTTGAAAGATTAAGAAAGGAGATTAATCCCGATATTATTTTTACTCATTATCGAAATGACAGACACCAGGATCATCGATTAATCAGCGATTTGACATGGAATACATGGAGAAATAATATGGTTCTTGAATATGAAATACCAAAATATGACGGCGATATCGGAAATCCTAACTTTTTTGTTGAAGTTGACAAGGATTTGATGGACAGGAGAAATGGGATTTTAATGAAGAGCTTTGTTTCTCAGCATTCAAAACATTGGTTTAGCGAAGATACTTTTTCAGCATTACCTCGTCTTCGGGGAATGGAATCAGCAACTCAGTTCGCTGAGGCTTTCTATGCCCGGAAAATTGTTTTTTAA
- a CDS encoding NAD-dependent epimerase/dehydratase family protein produces MKILITGNMGYVGPGVVSQLRETYPDAELIGFDIAFFAHCLTNPPFLPEGKLDKQIFGDVRYFDPEILNDIDSIVYLAAISNDPMGNKFEEVTMDVNYRSAIRMAKIGKEKGVSSFVFASSCSVYGATEGSAKVESDTLNPLTAYARSKIATEEDLLKIADDGFTITCLRFATACGFSNRLRLDLVLNDFVAGAVSSKRIDILSDGTPWRPLINVLDMARAIDWAVTRDADNGGKFLAVNAGTNSWNYQVKELAEAVAEVVEGCKVTINQDAPPDKRSYKVNFDLFKKLAPNHQPVFDLETSIRGLYENLNTMGFNDPNFRESSFIRLKVLNKLQTESLLDDNLSWKWQNIPTLSEQY; encoded by the coding sequence ATGAAAATATTAATTACCGGTAACATGGGTTATGTAGGCCCGGGCGTAGTGAGTCAACTGCGCGAAACTTATCCTGATGCAGAATTAATTGGATTTGATATCGCTTTTTTTGCTCATTGTTTGACCAACCCTCCTTTTTTACCCGAAGGAAAGCTGGATAAACAAATTTTTGGCGACGTAAGATATTTTGATCCCGAAATTCTGAATGATATAGATTCCATCGTTTATTTAGCGGCTATTTCAAATGATCCAATGGGAAACAAATTTGAAGAGGTTACCATGGATGTGAATTATCGGTCGGCTATCCGCATGGCGAAAATTGGAAAAGAAAAAGGTGTCAGCTCGTTTGTTTTCGCATCCAGTTGTAGTGTTTACGGCGCTACAGAAGGAAGTGCAAAAGTAGAATCAGATACTTTAAATCCTTTAACGGCATATGCCCGCTCCAAAATTGCCACGGAAGAAGATCTTCTTAAAATTGCCGACGACGGATTTACCATTACTTGTTTGCGCTTTGCAACTGCCTGTGGTTTTAGTAACCGGCTGCGTCTTGATTTAGTACTAAATGATTTTGTTGCGGGGGCAGTTTCTTCAAAACGAATTGATATTTTAAGTGACGGAACACCCTGGCGTCCTCTAATAAATGTGCTTGATATGGCAAGAGCAATTGATTGGGCCGTTACAAGAGACGCTGATAACGGAGGTAAATTTTTGGCTGTTAACGCCGGGACCAACTCGTGGAATTACCAGGTAAAAGAATTGGCCGAGGCTGTGGCGGAAGTAGTTGAAGGTTGTAAGGTTACGATAAACCAGGATGCTCCGCCGGATAAACGCTCATACAAAGTAAATTTTGATCTGTTTAAAAAACTTGCACCAAATCACCAGCCCGTTTTTGATCTGGAAACAAGTATACGCGGTTTATACGAAAATTTGAATACAATGGGCTTTAACGATCCCAATTTTAGAGAGTCTTCATTTATTCGTTTAAAAGTTTTGAACAAACTTCAAACTGAAAGTTTACTTGACGATAATTTAAGTTGGAAATGGCAAAATATACCAACGCTATCCGAACAATATTAG
- a CDS encoding class I SAM-dependent methyltransferase produces the protein MKCLNCNSTRAENFYLIKDAPVQSIVTIKSFEEAVAIPKKDITLAFCKECGFVFNSTFDTTIDHYTKGYEDQQGFSPTFTKFINDFTQRFIDKYDIYGKDVIEVGCGKGDFLNLICKLGNNRGIGIDPAYVPGRSEPNPNIRFIKEFYSEKHGDLPADVIVCRHTLEHIHDTGNFLSTIRNSIKNNKEVVVLFEVPSIVRILKINAFWDIFYEHCSYFSAGSLGRLFRLNGFEIIDIYVEYDDQYLFIEAKPSNEKVVGNTHPKEEAVHELKQLVDQFVVNINNQLEEWEKRLLMQKDEGKKVVMWGGGSKAVGFLTHFNKLNVIEHVVDINPHIQGNFIPGIGIQYKNPEFLKEYVPDTVIIMNGIYRNEIRDSLSNMGLAPEIICM, from the coding sequence ATGAAATGTTTAAACTGTAATAGTACCCGGGCGGAAAATTTTTATTTGATTAAAGATGCCCCCGTTCAAAGTATTGTTACAATAAAATCTTTTGAAGAAGCTGTAGCAATTCCTAAAAAGGATATCACTCTTGCATTTTGCAAAGAATGTGGTTTTGTATTTAACAGTACATTCGACACTACCATAGATCATTATACAAAAGGATATGAGGATCAGCAGGGGTTTTCACCAACGTTTACGAAGTTTATCAATGATTTTACACAGCGGTTTATTGATAAATATGATATCTACGGTAAAGATGTTATAGAAGTAGGTTGCGGGAAAGGTGACTTTCTAAATTTAATTTGTAAACTTGGAAACAACAGGGGGATAGGAATTGATCCTGCATATGTCCCAGGGAGGTCGGAACCTAATCCGAATATCAGGTTTATTAAAGAATTCTATTCTGAAAAGCACGGAGACCTGCCCGCCGATGTTATTGTTTGCAGACATACTCTAGAGCACATTCATGATACCGGTAATTTTCTGAGTACAATAAGAAATTCGATTAAGAATAATAAAGAAGTTGTTGTTCTTTTTGAAGTGCCAAGCATTGTTCGAATATTAAAAATAAATGCCTTTTGGGATATTTTTTACGAACACTGCTCATATTTTAGTGCCGGATCATTGGGCAGACTTTTTAGACTCAACGGATTCGAAATAATTGATATTTATGTCGAATACGATGACCAGTATCTGTTTATTGAAGCAAAGCCGTCAAATGAAAAGGTTGTCGGTAATACGCATCCTAAAGAAGAGGCTGTGCACGAATTGAAACAATTAGTCGATCAGTTTGTTGTCAACATCAATAACCAGCTTGAAGAGTGGGAAAAAAGACTTCTTATGCAAAAGGATGAAGGAAAAAAAGTAGTCATGTGGGGTGGAGGCTCCAAAGCAGTTGGTTTCCTGACACATTTTAATAAACTTAATGTAATTGAACATGTAGTTGATATAAACCCTCATATACAAGGTAATTTTATTCCGGGAATAGGTATACAATATAAAAATCCTGAGTTTTTGAAAGAGTATGTTCCTGACACTGTAATTATAATGAACGGAATTTACAGAAACGAAATCAGAGATAGTTTGTCGAATATGGGTCTTGCTCCGGAAATAATATGTATGTAA
- the lhgO gene encoding L-2-hydroxyglutarate oxidase encodes MKYDITIIGGGIVGLATGLKLKEEYPDLKIIILEKEDKIARHQTGNNSGVIHAGVYYKPGSLKALNCRNGYQQLLDFCDRENVKYDLCGKLIVATGKEELLRLENLFQRGKENGLDKIKKISGEQIKEYEPHATGIAAIHVPYTGIIDYKEVSSKYAEIFTQRYGGEIALNSKVTSIKIDKGEVTVFTPEKHYTSKLLVNTAGLYSDKVAAMTQKNLDVRIIPFRGEYTELTEEKSYLVKNLIYPVPDPKFPFLGVHFTRMIHGGIEAGPNAVWAFKREGYHKNSFKYDEFMESLVWPGFRKVMKQYWKMGMGEFYRSYSKAALVRALQRLVPEVQSEDLKTGGAGVRAQACNRNGGLVDDFLIDEDQYVLNVLNAPSPAATASLAIGETIAKRVSKKIQNKTSLGYFEEKLRV; translated from the coding sequence ATGAAATACGACATTACAATTATTGGTGGTGGTATTGTTGGACTTGCTACCGGGTTAAAGTTGAAGGAAGAATATCCTGACCTAAAAATCATTATCCTGGAAAAGGAAGACAAAATTGCCCGCCATCAGACAGGAAATAACAGTGGTGTTATACACGCCGGTGTTTATTATAAACCCGGAAGTTTAAAAGCGTTAAACTGCAGAAATGGCTATCAACAGCTTCTTGATTTTTGTGACAGAGAGAACGTAAAGTATGATTTATGTGGAAAATTAATCGTTGCAACAGGTAAAGAGGAACTTCTTCGTCTTGAGAATCTTTTTCAAAGGGGCAAAGAAAATGGCCTGGACAAAATCAAAAAGATAAGTGGAGAGCAAATTAAAGAGTATGAACCTCATGCGACAGGAATTGCAGCAATTCATGTTCCTTATACCGGTATAATCGATTATAAAGAAGTTAGCAGTAAGTATGCCGAAATTTTCACCCAAAGATATGGTGGTGAAATTGCGTTAAACAGCAAAGTAACCAGTATTAAAATCGATAAAGGTGAGGTAACCGTATTTACACCGGAAAAGCATTACACTTCAAAACTTCTGGTGAACACAGCCGGGTTGTATAGCGATAAAGTTGCCGCGATGACCCAAAAGAACCTTGATGTAAGGATTATTCCGTTTAGAGGCGAATATACCGAGTTAACAGAAGAAAAGAGTTATTTGGTAAAGAATCTCATTTATCCGGTTCCGGATCCAAAATTTCCTTTTTTGGGTGTACATTTCACCCGAATGATTCATGGAGGAATTGAAGCCGGGCCTAATGCTGTTTGGGCTTTTAAACGTGAGGGATACCACAAAAATTCATTCAAATACGATGAATTTATGGAATCGTTGGTTTGGCCAGGTTTCAGAAAAGTAATGAAACAATACTGGAAAATGGGAATGGGTGAATTTTATCGATCTTATAGCAAAGCCGCACTGGTTAGAGCTTTACAACGTTTGGTCCCGGAAGTTCAATCAGAAGATTTAAAAACCGGAGGAGCTGGAGTCAGGGCACAGGCATGTAATCGTAATGGTGGCTTGGTTGACGACTTTTTGATTGATGAGGATCAATATGTATTAAATGTATTAAACGCTCCCTCACCTGCTGCAACAGCATCGTTGGCAATTGGTGAAACAATTGCAAAAAGGGTGTCAAAGAAAATACAAAACAAGACTTCTTTGGGTTACTTCGAGGAAAAACTTCGGGTTTAA
- a CDS encoding aldo/keto reductase yields MGSFRENGTQLDISTRIKLNNGVEMPLFGLGVFQAKVGGEVENAVKTALNHGYRKIDTATAYRNERGVGNGIKMSSIPREEVFLTSKVRNEDQGYHSTLAAFEKSLDELQTDYLDLYLIHWPRGKRSLGTWKAMEELYKKERIRAIGVSNFLEYHLEDLLRTSEVIPAINQVEYHPELLQPELYDYCKSRGIQFQAWRPIMQGKVNNIEEICALADKYGKTPVQITLRWNVQKKIPTIPKSVKEERIISNADIYDFQLSKEDIQSIDKLNKNKPLVPYQYKISFLIRALFIHKPKLHLTKLLVHSFTKKTQKAFYYLFYKRYYLLFLVDINSSIDWGGQPIF; encoded by the coding sequence ATGGGGAGTTTTAGAGAAAATGGAACACAACTGGATATTTCGACAAGAATAAAATTAAATAACGGGGTGGAGATGCCTTTATTTGGGCTGGGAGTATTTCAGGCTAAAGTTGGGGGCGAAGTAGAGAATGCGGTGAAAACTGCTTTAAATCATGGCTACAGAAAAATAGATACAGCAACAGCGTACCGAAATGAGCGAGGAGTTGGAAATGGAATAAAGATGAGTTCTATCCCGAGGGAGGAAGTTTTTTTAACTTCGAAAGTACGTAATGAGGATCAGGGATACCATTCAACTTTAGCAGCTTTTGAAAAAAGTCTTGATGAACTGCAAACCGATTATCTCGACCTTTATCTCATCCATTGGCCGCGTGGAAAACGTTCGCTTGGAACATGGAAAGCAATGGAGGAATTGTACAAAAAAGAGAGGATTAGGGCAATCGGTGTAAGTAATTTTCTTGAATACCACCTTGAGGATCTATTAAGGACTAGTGAAGTGATTCCTGCAATAAATCAGGTAGAGTATCATCCTGAGCTATTACAACCCGAATTATATGATTATTGTAAAAGTAGAGGAATACAGTTTCAGGCCTGGAGACCCATTATGCAGGGAAAGGTAAACAATATTGAGGAAATCTGTGCATTGGCCGATAAATACGGAAAAACTCCTGTACAAATTACGCTGCGCTGGAATGTCCAGAAAAAAATACCCACAATTCCAAAATCGGTAAAAGAAGAACGGATTATATCTAATGCTGATATATATGATTTTCAGCTCAGTAAAGAAGATATTCAGTCAATTGACAAGCTAAACAAAAATAAACCTCTGGTTCCCTACCAGTATAAAATTTCATTTTTAATCAGGGCTCTTTTTATACATAAACCAAAGTTACATTTAACCAAATTATTGGTTCATTCCTTTACAAAAAAGACGCAAAAAGCATTTTACTATCTGTTTTATAAAAGATATTACCTCCTGTTTTTGGTAGACATAAACAGTAGTATAGATTGGGGGGGGCAACCTATCTTTTGA
- a CDS encoding class I SAM-dependent methyltransferase yields the protein MGNNSSFIKTDGVMVAPLKRQKSGSKCRFCNSELEYSVVDLGMSPLCQRHVKPENANDMEKFYPLHAYICHNCWLMQLEEFATPTEIFADEYAYFSSYSSSWLEHARKYSEMMVERFGFSSNSLVVEIASNDGYLLQWFNKAGIPVLGIDPAGNVAEAAREKGVRTEVEFFGTETATKLSGKYAKADLLLGNNVLAHVPDINDFVKGMKVMLAAKGVITMEFPHLQRLIEGNQFDTIYHEHFSYLSFVAVNRIFAHHGITLFDVEELSTHGGSIRIFGKHSDDDSKEVTARVTELLQREKDLGFETLEYYSLFEERVKETKRKLLDFLIEVKREGKTVAGYGAPGKGNTLLNYCGVRTDFIDFTVDMSPHKQDNFLPGTHIPILHPEKIKETQPDYILILPWNLKEEIMAQHSYVKSWGGKFVVPIPELKVLD from the coding sequence ATGGGAAATAACAGTTCATTTATAAAAACAGACGGGGTAATGGTTGCTCCTCTAAAAAGACAAAAATCGGGAAGTAAATGCAGATTCTGTAACAGTGAATTGGAATACAGTGTGGTTGATTTGGGAATGTCGCCACTTTGCCAAAGACATGTTAAGCCGGAAAATGCCAATGATATGGAGAAGTTTTATCCGTTGCATGCATATATCTGTCATAACTGTTGGTTGATGCAACTTGAAGAATTTGCTACTCCCACTGAAATTTTTGCTGATGAGTACGCGTATTTTTCTTCTTACTCAAGCAGTTGGCTTGAACACGCCAGAAAGTATTCTGAAATGATGGTCGAGCGCTTTGGATTTAGTTCCAACAGCCTGGTGGTTGAGATAGCAAGCAACGATGGTTATTTGTTACAGTGGTTTAATAAAGCCGGCATCCCTGTTTTGGGTATTGATCCTGCTGGTAATGTTGCTGAGGCTGCGAGAGAAAAAGGTGTTCGCACAGAAGTGGAATTCTTTGGCACGGAAACAGCGACAAAGTTATCGGGAAAATATGCAAAGGCAGATTTACTGCTTGGGAATAATGTACTTGCACATGTTCCGGATATTAATGATTTTGTAAAAGGAATGAAAGTAATGCTCGCCGCCAAAGGTGTAATTACAATGGAGTTTCCACATTTACAACGACTTATCGAGGGAAATCAGTTCGATACCATTTATCATGAACATTTTTCTTATCTCTCATTTGTTGCTGTAAACAGAATATTTGCACATCATGGAATTACCCTGTTTGATGTGGAGGAATTATCTACTCATGGCGGTTCAATCCGTATCTTTGGTAAACACTCCGATGATGACAGTAAAGAAGTTACCGCCAGGGTAACAGAATTGTTGCAACGCGAAAAAGACCTTGGTTTTGAAACTCTTGAATACTATTCGCTATTTGAAGAAAGAGTGAAAGAAACCAAACGGAAATTACTCGATTTTTTAATTGAGGTAAAACGTGAAGGTAAAACGGTAGCCGGCTACGGTGCGCCCGGGAAAGGAAATACGTTATTGAATTATTGTGGCGTTCGAACAGACTTTATTGATTTTACTGTGGATATGAGCCCCCACAAACAAGATAACTTTTTACCCGGAACTCATATCCCGATTTTACATCCTGAAAAAATTAAAGAGACCCAACCCGACTATATTCTTATTCTTCCCTGGAATTTGAAGGAAGAAATAATGGCGCAACACAGCTATGTAAAGAGTTGGGGAGGCAAGTTCGTAGTACCAATTCCGGAGCTGAAAGTATTGGACTAA